The Ramlibacter algicola genome segment GAACCGGTCTCCTTGGCCGCTTCCATCACGGCCTGCACCTGCTCGAGGTTGTTGACGTTGAAGGCCGGGATCCCGTAGCCGTTGGCGGCGGCGTGGTCCAGCAGTTCGCGCATGGAAACAATGGGCATGGTGCAGTCCTGCAATGGTTGGAAAGCGGTGCGCCGCGGCCCGTCGGGCGGCGCGGCGCTTTGCAGGAATTCTAGCGGTGGGGTCCACGCCCGTGGGGCGTAGCGCGGCCGTGGGCGCGCGGTCGGGTTGGCCCGTTCAGGCCACCCGGCAGATCTTGAGCATGTTGGTGCCGCCCGGCGCGCCCATCGGTTCGCCGCAGGTGATGGCGTAGATGTCGCCCGACGTCACGATGCCGCGGCGCTTGAGGTGCGCCTCAGCGTCGCTGAGCGCCGTGTCGCGGTCCGCGCTCTGGTCCATCAGCAGCGGGCGCACGTTGCGGTACAGGGCCATCTTGCGCTGCGTCTCCACGCGCGGCGTCAACGCATAGATCGGGATGTGGATGCGGTGGCGGCTCATCCACAGCGCGGTCGAGCCGGAATCTGTCAGCGCCACGATCGCCTTGCAGCCGAGGTGGTAGGCCGTGAACAGCGCGCCCATCGCGATCGACTGGTCGATGCGCTGGAAGTTCATGCCCTTGAAGTCGGCGTCGAGCGCGACGTCCTCGGCCATCTCCGCCTCGGCGCAGATGTTGGCCATCTCGATCACGGTCTCGACCGGGTACTTGCCGGCGGCCGTCTCGGCGCTGGTCATCACGGCGTCGGTGCCGTCGAGCACGGCGTTGGCGACGTCGCTGACCTCGGCGCGCGTGGGCACCGGGTTGGTGATCATCGACTCCATCATCTGGGTGGCCGTGATCACCACCTTGTCGCACTCGCGCGCGAGCCGGATCATCTTCTTCTGCAGCGCCGGCACCGCGGCGTTGCCGACTTCCACCGCCAGGTCGCCGCGCGCGACCATGATGCCGTCGCTGGCGCGCAGGATGGCCTCGAGGTTCGGGATCGCCTCGGCGCGTTCGATCTTGGCGATCAGCCCCGGCTTGTGGCGGTAGTCGGCCCCCGCCACGTTGCACAGCTGGCGCGCCATCTCCATGTCGGTGGCCGTCTTCGGGAAGCTCACCGCCACGTAGTCGGCCTTGAAGGCCATCGCCGTGCGGATGTCCTCCATGTCCTTGGCGGTCAGCGCGGGCGCCGTGAGGCCGCCGCCCTGCTTGTTGATGCCCTTGTTGTTGGACAGCACGCCACCCAGCTTGACGGTGGTGTGGACCTGCTCAC includes the following:
- the pyk gene encoding pyruvate kinase, whose amino-acid sequence is MARRATKIVATLGPASSDPKTLEQMIRAGVNVVRLNFSHGTAQDHIDRARLVRETAQAAGREVAIMADLQGPKIRVGKFAEGKVQLDPGAKFVLDASRAEPGDVHGVGLDYKELPRDVRPGDVLLLNDGLIVLTVDEVRGEQVHTTVKLGGVLSNNKGINKQGGGLTAPALTAKDMEDIRTAMAFKADYVAVSFPKTATDMEMARQLCNVAGADYRHKPGLIAKIERAEAIPNLEAILRASDGIMVARGDLAVEVGNAAVPALQKKMIRLARECDKVVITATQMMESMITNPVPTRAEVSDVANAVLDGTDAVMTSAETAAGKYPVETVIEMANICAEAEMAEDVALDADFKGMNFQRIDQSIAMGALFTAYHLGCKAIVALTDSGSTALWMSRHRIHIPIYALTPRVETQRKMALYRNVRPLLMDQSADRDTALSDAEAHLKRRGIVTSGDIYAITCGEPMGAPGGTNMLKICRVA